CCATCTCTTGAAACTTCACATCAACGCCTAATTTTTCGCCTACGGCACGCATGACCTCTACGTCATAGCCTGATAGTTGATCAGAATCTTCCGGATAGTAAGAGGTAGCGACCAATGTGCCAGAGGTACCGACGACAATTTCTCCATCTTCTTGCACTTGATCCCACGTCGTTGCTTCTTTTGCATTCTCATCGCCTTCTGTTGACCCACAAGCAGCTAAGACGAATACGAATGCTAAACTAGCTAAAAACATAAGTTGTTTTTTCATCGTTGCACGATCCTTTCCTGATGTATAGATATAGAAAACCTATCTAACTATAACAACATACCCTATCAATTTCAAAAGAATAAACTGGAATCTAGTAGCACGTGCCAGACACCCTTTACTCTAGTAAAGGGTGTCTGGCACGTGTCTGTACTTTAATGCGGGAAAGTGTGCAGGCATAAGAAAAGCCAGCTTTCTGCTGGCTTTGTGTATGATTAGTCTGGTTTTGTCATATGATACTTCGTTAAGTAGGCTGGTCCTGCTGAGAAAGATGGCTTTTCTTTACTTTGAGGGCCGGAGTTCTTGTGAGCCTTTTGGAAGGCTTGGGAATTCTTCCAGTCTTCGAAGCTTGATTCATCTTTCCACTGTGTGAAGACAACATATGTATTGCCTTCTGCTGGACGTAAAATGCGAATGGCCTGGAAACCAGGAGAATCTTCAATCGCACCTGCACGGTTTTTGAAGCGGTCTTCAAAGAGTGGACGTCCTTCGTCTGTTACAGGGATGTTGTTCATCACAACAAATCCTTCTTCCTGGAGCTCTCCCTGATGGTCTACGGTTTCGTAAGAGCGAGGCTCTTGGAAGATATTTTCCCCTTCCGTATAAGCAAGGGCGGAATTCTCACCCTGCATAATGAAGATTTTCTGATCGTTTTTTTCTGCTAAAGAAGCTAGGTAATCATAGGTGCCAAGTGTCATATATACATTCATGAAAACGTCTCCTTTCTATAAATGTAGTGTAGCAACGAAAGAATTTAAAAAGCAAGCAAGAAGGAAGGCTTTTTCTAAATCTTTGTGATAGCGTATAATATTGGTAAGGAACAAGCGCTCCAATGCACAATAGAACGATCGAGGTGAACGGCATGAATTGGAGAGAAATGAAGATCCCCGACTGGGTGAAGAGATGGCGCTGGCTGATCATTGTGGTAGCAAGTATGGTGGTGTTAGCTTTTGCC
The nucleotide sequence above comes from Pontibacillus chungwhensis. Encoded proteins:
- a CDS encoding antibiotic biosynthesis monooxygenase family protein, whose product is MNVYMTLGTYDYLASLAEKNDQKIFIMQGENSALAYTEGENIFQEPRSYETVDHQGELQEEGFVVMNNIPVTDEGRPLFEDRFKNRAGAIEDSPGFQAIRILRPAEGNTYVVFTQWKDESSFEDWKNSQAFQKAHKNSGPQSKEKPSFSAGPAYLTKYHMTKPD